CTAACGAAAGCTCTCCTGCATAGCGGTAAGCGAGTTTTGCCAACCCGAAGGTATTCAAGCACAAATCTATCTTGGGAGAATCAACTTTATCCAATCGAGATAGAAGCAGGTTACCCAAAGAAGACGGATGCTTGGCTCTATAATATGCCAGTTTAAGGTTGTCAATGACTTTCAAATTATCAAACGTTGAAGTAAGTTGAAAGGTCCTTGCAATGCCCAATGCTACGCGATGTTCAGGGCTGAGCTTAGTAATGTCCTTACCCCTGTAGTAAACTCGCCCCTCTTCGGGAAAAAGATTGCCGGTCAGTATATTGAACAGGGTTGTTTTCCCGGCCCCGTTAGAACCAATCAACCCAACTATTTCACCTTCCCTGACCTCAAGGGACACATTCCTAACAGCTACAAGCTTCCCAAATTTTTTTGTAACATTTTCTGCTTTCAGGATAACCTCGTTATTACCAAGCATTGTTTGGTTCTCTCTCCCTCATAAATTCCCGCTGTGGTTCCCCAGGGCAAGGCAACCACAGCGGGAATTACAGTCTTTCAAATCAGTACCCTAAGTAATCGAGCGGTGGATACACTTCCTCGCCCCCAAGTGCATCTACAACTTCAAAGAGGTCCCACTCATTTTGGCCCGTGCCTTTGCCCTTCACCAGGAAACCAGCATATTTGTAAATCGGCTCATGGTCTATTCTCCACTTTGCTGGTCCCTTTACAGAAACAAACTCCGGGCTATCCATGATAGCCTTCTGAATATCTTTAGGATCAAAGCTCCCTGCCCTCTCTACTGCCTCGAACAATTGCTTAGTAGCTATATAGGCAATGGTAGCGTAAGCATCGGGAGGAGCACCATACTTTTCCACGTACCGCTTAGTGTAATCTTCCGCCATTTTAGCAACCTCTTGGTCCTTAAAGCTGCTCAAATCATAATAGAAGAAATGCATGGCGTACAAACCCTCTCGGGCCTCAGGTGGGAGTCCCTTAGCTACAACGTTAGTGATAAAAGCGTTAAAAATCGTCATTTTGTCGTAGAGACCCATGTCATAACTTTGTTTCAACAGCGCAATAGCATCCCCACCAAATTGAGCAGATATGAATATTTCTGGATTCGCAGCTTTCACCTTTTCCAGTATCGTTGTGAAGTCACTTGTGCCAACAGCAACTTCGTCGCTTCCGACGATAGTTCCACCATACCTTTCGCAGGCCGCCTCTAAGCCACTCTTAATATTCCAACCCCATGCATCAGAGCGACCCAGGAAAAAGATTTTTTTCTTTCCGAGAATATTGATTGCAGCATAACCAGCCATGTAACCAACTGTCCAAGGTGTATATCCAGCAGCAAAAGTGCAATCAGCCAAAGTACCCTTTTTAAAGGAATCCACTGGCGCCACGTTGACCGGGAAATACGGGAAAGGATCCTTTTTACACAGCTCATTGATTGCCAAGGCTACCGGAGCCCAAGTCTGTCCGACTACAGCATGTGCACCCTGCTCTTTAAGGTATCTGAACCTCCGAACACCAACGTTGATGTCTGCTTCGTCATCCATGACTGTTGCCTCTACTAAGACCTTCCCCCATGGCATGCTCAAACCACCCTTCGCATTAACTTCGTCAACAGCGAGCAATACCCCTTGCTCTTGAGTCTTAGCCACAGCTGCAAACGTTCCCGTTAGCGGGAGTAGCACTCCAAGTTTGAAAACATTGGGCTTTTCAGCAGTGTTCCCAAAAGGAGCAAGTAATACTACAGCTACAACCATTGTCAAAACAAAGATAAGCACTTGCCTCATGTTTTCTGCCCCCTTTCAATGGCTTTTCACAAACAGGACAACCACTACAAGGAAACCGCCACAAATTAAAAGCCCATCAAAAATCGACTTTATCCTATCTACTTCTGCTAACCCACCCCCTTTTCATTCCTGAGGATGAATAATTACCTTAATAGCGTCATCAATCCTGTTAACAAAGACCTCGAAGGCCCGATTAATATCTCTCAAGGGAAAACGATGTGTAATAAGGGGTGTTAAATCTATCTTGCCCTGTGCCATCAGCGACAAAGCTCTCCCCACGTTTCGGCGTCCTTCACCACGAACAGTAAAAAGCTGTACGTGTTTCTTGACAGCCTTAGACATATTAACAAGAATCGGATCTTGGTAAAAAGCAACCATCACTATACTGCCACC
This Candidatus Caldatribacterium sp. DNA region includes the following protein-coding sequences:
- a CDS encoding ABC transporter ATP-binding protein, with translation MLGNNEVILKAENVTKKFGKLVAVRNVSLEVREGEIVGLIGSNGAGKTTLFNILTGNLFPEEGRVYYRGKDITKLSPEHRVALGIARTFQLTSTFDNLKVIDNLKLAYYRAKHPSSLGNLLLSRLDKVDSPKIDLCLNTFGLAKLAYRYAGELSLGEKRILEIAMALVGNPETLLLDEPFAGLSDAEIDEVLSVLREHVHRQTIVIVEHKVSKIKDLVERVCVMVEGEIIATGKIEEVLNDPRVRRDYWRVEE
- a CDS encoding ABC transporter substrate-binding protein, coding for MRQVLIFVLTMVVAVVLLAPFGNTAEKPNVFKLGVLLPLTGTFAAVAKTQEQGVLLAVDEVNAKGGLSMPWGKVLVEATVMDDEADINVGVRRFRYLKEQGAHAVVGQTWAPVALAINELCKKDPFPYFPVNVAPVDSFKKGTLADCTFAAGYTPWTVGYMAGYAAINILGKKKIFFLGRSDAWGWNIKSGLEAACERYGGTIVGSDEVAVGTSDFTTILEKVKAANPEIFISAQFGGDAIALLKQSYDMGLYDKMTIFNAFITNVVAKGLPPEAREGLYAMHFFYYDLSSFKDQEVAKMAEDYTKRYVEKYGAPPDAYATIAYIATKQLFEAVERAGSFDPKDIQKAIMDSPEFVSVKGPAKWRIDHEPIYKYAGFLVKGKGTGQNEWDLFEVVDALGGEEVYPPLDYLGY